Within the Mauremys reevesii isolate NIE-2019 linkage group 2, ASM1616193v1, whole genome shotgun sequence genome, the region ttaatctgcagcaaggaaaatttaggttaaatattagaaaTGTTTCCTAACTCTAAGGACAGTTAAGCACTGGACTAGatttccaagagaggttgtgaaatccacatcattggatatttttaagaaGAAGATGTTAGACAAACTCCTTTCAGAGATGTTCTAGGTATTCTTAATCCTGCTTCAGCACAGGGAGCTAGATTGGATGACTTCTGGAGGTCCCTTGCACACCTACATTTCTAGGAAGCACCTAGATAGGATAGTCTATCGTAACAGTTGTGCGAGTAACTTCATCTGACTTCAACAGGAATGCAGTGTACAACTAATGGGATAATTAGGCCCCAAAAGAATTAATTACAATGCCAAGACCGGACAGCTGATTATTCACTCCCAGCATGGCCACCATGTACACGAGTTTTAAAATCAGGCATAAAGCTATGATGAGCTTATCTTAAAATGTTGGGAGTATTTGTGCTTTGTTCATTCACTTAAAACTGAAGCTTCTAATTAATTCTTCAGGCATTTGGGCTAAGCAAGTTGTAACCAGGTATTTTACTGTACTCCTTTGCACTCAGCAGTAATTCATGACCTATGTATTTACATCATATTGccaacagaaaaataaataaaaaaaaacttaccTTGGACTACTTGGATTAAGAAACTCCTCATCTCCACAGCTAGTCTCATTTAGACTGTGACAGGTATTATGGACAGCATATACAGACATGCTGGGATGTTCAATTAGAAGGTTCTCCATAGGACTGGTTTCCACCTTGATAGTGGTTAATCCACCTGCAGTAAAACATGGGGGAGGGGTAATAAACCAGCTCTCCTCCATGGGACATGAGTCAAACTGGATGAAGCAAGACTCGCTGGCATCAGCCAAACACTCTAAGGAAGTCGGTAAACAAGAAAAGGCTGGGGAGCGGTCAGCAGCTGATGTTTCACTGATGTCTGCTTCTTCTGTTGAAAAGTTAGTGCAAGTGTCTAGTGGAGGTTGTCCATTGTTCCAGTTGCCACAGTTGAGATGAAGTCACCACAGATAGGTGATTGCAGGAGATGGAGATCAGCAAGTTCACGTGGAGCAAGTAGgggataaaacaaacaaaaaaggtctACCATCAGCATGTACACAAGCATTTTAcacacaaacaaataaaagggAGGTGATCAGGAAACGCTTTCCCACgtcagataaaaaaaa harbors:
- the TP53INP1 gene encoding tumor protein p53-inducible nuclear protein 1 isoform X4; amino-acid sequence: MPRTESCVVNSPPEWEGAPTSAQVLVLYKLFTNHDSPCSILMFQRLNNMFVGEINNLSSQEPEFSEKEDDEWILVDFIDTCTNFSTEEADISETSAADRSPAFSCLPTSLECLADASESCFIQFDSCPMEESWFITPPPCFTAGGLTTIKVETSPMENLLIEHPSMSVYAVHNTCHSLNETSCGDEEFLNPSSPRARKSCLRHTGTNGSTK